The DNA window GTGGTGTCCACAGACGAGGATCGCCCGGCCAATGCCGACGTCGACAACGGCTTTGTGTGGCTTCACTGGAAGGGCGACACCGAACTGCTGATCTACCGCATGATGCTGGCCGCCGACAGCTTTGCGCAGTCGATCGACCAGGTCGATCCGGAAGACGATCCGGCCAGCGTCATGGGTGACTATTTTCCGCAAACCACTTATTGCGATCGAGATGTTTTCGAAGCTTCGTCCGGCCTCAGTCCGGCCGAGGTGTTCGCAACGTGCCAGGCTTCCGCATCGTGAAAACCCGAGATCCCAAGGAACCACGCGACACCTCCCGCGACATCGTCACGGTCAAGAATCTGGCAATGCTGTGGGCCGCCAGCGCCGCACTGCCGTTCTTCGTGTATCCGGTGGACGGTTGGAATGTCTACAACAACTTTGCCGTGATCTTCCTGCTGTTCTTCGTGTTCCTGTCGGTCAACGAGACGATGCGCGCGCGGCGCGAGGAACTCAGCATGGGTACCACGCTGTATGCCTGGATTCCGCTGTTGCTGTTCGCGGCCGCGTCGCTGATCTACTGGATGCGCCGGCTCGGTACCTAGTCGTACCGCGCTTCCAGATCGAAACTGAAGATCAGGTCGTCGAAGGAGCGATTGATGCGATTGGAATCGCGGCGCTCGAAGATCATGCCCGGTGACAGGTTCAGCCAGAACACCGGCTTGTAGAGCGCACCCAGTTCGATTCGCTGCAGATCGTCCGTGCGCGCACTGTTGTTCACATCCAGAGCGGGCGAACCGCCATAGTCGTCCGCGCGCCACTCCACGCGGCCGTAGACGCCGAGCTTGTACAGGGCCTGCCAGTCGGCACGCAGCGCCAGGCCCGTCTGCTCGACGAAGTTGGCGTCGACTTCCTCGACGCTGACCACGCGGCGGAACAATTCCGCCTGCAGGCTGGTCTTGCCGGACCAACGACGAATGTATTGCAAGCGTCCGGTCAGGCCGGTGTAGTCCTCGCCGCCGCGGTTGTTGCGCCGCGCCGCGCCGGCTTCGAAATCGATGTGCGAAAGCCCGCTGGGCTGCCATCCGAGCGTGAACTGCAGATCGTATTCGTCGTAGCGGTCGGTGACGCCATCGGCCCGTTCGCGTTCCGGGAAACGGCCGTCGAGATAGTGCAGGCGCACGCCGGCCGTGCCGACTGGAGAACCGGTATAAAGACCTCCGAGGCTGTAACCGGTTTCGTCTCGGTCGTAGTTCTTCGAGCGATCCAGCGCACTGCGCAGACGGCTGGTTTCCACGCGGGTCTGCACGGCCCAGCTCGGCGTGATCGCCAGCGTGCCGCTGGCACTGGCGCGGCGATCGGTCTGGATGTTGAGGTCGGTGTCGTCGCGGTCGGAAAACGATTCGATACGCTTTTCCTGGCTGGCGCGCAGCTCGCCGGAGGCGGCGTGGCCCAGCTGCCAGTCCATGCCGGCACGCAGTTCGTGGCCGTCGTGGTCGAGCGCGTCGTAGCGCTCGTACTGCACGCGTCGCGCCTCGCCGCCGAGATACACCCGCTGCAATCCGAAGCTGTACTGCAGAGCCACGCCGCCGCCATAGCGGTGCAGGGTGTCCGAACGTTCCGCCTCATCGCCACCCTCGACCCGGAACAGGTTGGAGTCATGCTCCAGCGTGTACCAGACGAAGGGTTCGCCTTCGAGCTTGCCGGCGAGCGCGGGCATCGCATAGAGCAGGGCGGTGATCAGAAGCAGACGGTTCATTGCCGGGCTCAGACCCCCAGTTCCGGGAGCTGTGCGAATGCCCTGCGAACCATCTCGCCGATGTCGCAGCGGGCCGATTCTCGCTGCCACAGTGCATCGGCGAACGCGCGCCATTGCGTACGGTCCCGTTCGTGCAGCAGGCGCTCCAGCGCCGCGCGCAGCCCCGGGCCGTCTTCATATGGCAGGTAATCCTCATCGGGGTTCAGATTGCTGCCGCGCATACCGAATGGCGTGGACACGACCGGCAGGCGCGCGGCCATGTATTCGTAGATCTTGGTATTCGCGCCCGATCCCTTGGTCACCGGGTTGATGCCGGCATCGGATGCGGCGAAGAACGGTGCGACCTCGCCGACCCGGCCGGTGGCAATGAACGGACCTTCGCGATAGGGCTGGTCGGCGATCGAACCGAGCAGCAGAAAGTGGATGCGCCGCCGGCGTATGAAATCGGCCTGATCGGCGGCATGCGCCTGGAGCCGTTCAAGCGCGTCGAGGTTCTGCCATGACTTGCTGCCGCCGAAGATCAGCAGACTGTCCTCGTCACCGAGCCCGAGTTCGGCACGCATCCGCTCACGTGTTCCGGGCGGCGAGGCGTAGGCGGCGGCATCCACGCCGGAACCGACGATCGGCAGCTTCCGACTGCCGCTGGAATCGTGTTGGCGGAAGAACGCCTGGTCCTCCTCGGTGCAGGCGAAGATGTCGTGGAAGGTCTGCGGTGCGGCGGCTTCCACGCGCCGCATCCACGCGGCGCTGCGGCGTTCCGGTGGCGAACCCTGTTCCAGCAGTCGGTGTTCCAGGTTGTGGCTTACCAGAATCCACGGCGTGTCTTGTCGGGGCCCCGGCACCGGTGGCACGAAAGCGCTGTCCGCCAGTACCAGTGAAGCCTGCGACAGCGCCTGTTTCAGCCGGTTCGGAACCCGGCCGCGGCGAAGCATTTCGTACTGCCAGCGACGCGGATAGCCGAGCCGGCGGTTCGCTGATTGCAATAGCCCGATGCCGAGCCCGAGGTGAACTTCCTCATGCAGGTTCGCTTCGACGGCGATGGTTTCACGACGCGGGCCGCGCAGGCGGTAGTCCTCGGCGCGGCCCGCGAACGAATACAGGCAGACCTCATGCCCGGCGCGCGCCAGAGTGCGCGCGATGCCGGTGGTGTGCAGAAAACCACCGGTGGTGGCCGGATGAATTTTCGTACCGCACAGGTACAGAATCTTTTGCTTGTCCCCCGACTGCATCGCTTGCGCCCGACCTCGTCAAACCCGATGAAGCTCCTGGCGGAGCATGAAGAAAACCGCGACCGTATACATGACCTCGCCGGCCGCGAGACCGAGCAGGGCGCCGGGCGCCCCGTACAACTTGAGCCCGATCACGATGGCGACCAGCGACAGCACCGCGTTCACGGCGGTGAAGCGTGCCAGCGAGCGGAATCGCTTACGCACCAGCAAGGCGCTCTGCCAGATGTCGCGAACCAGGCAGACCAGGTAGATCACGGTCCACAGTAGCAGCAGCGTGTCGCGGTCCGGAATCTGCTTGCCGAGCAGGGTTCCGGTGATCCAGTCGCGCAGCAGCCACAGAACCCCACAATAAAGACTTGCCAGCACGAACATCACCGCGCTGAACAGACCGAGTCTGCGCATCACCGTCGGCAACCCGAATTCGGCGAGCCAGCCGGCCACGGTCGGCACCAGCAGGTTCTTGACGCCGACCGTGAGCAGATTCACCGGCATCAGCAGCAGTCGGGTCGCGGCCACGGCGGCCACGGCGCCGACATCGAGCATCAGCACCAGCAGGTAGTTGTAGCCCTGGCTAAAGCTCCAGTAGACAACGACGCCGGCAATGGCCCAGCCGCCCAGCGGTCGCAACTGCTTCCACAGCGATCGATTGTCGCGCCGGTCCCAGGTGGGCTCACGCGTGACGATGCGGCGCGTGAGGCGTGCCGCCGCCATCGAGGCGATGGCGATCGCCAGTACCGCCAGGGTGGCGGCGGCGGTCGGCGACAGGATCGCCAGCACCACCCCGCCGGCGAGCACCAGCACGTAGAGTCCGTCGACGAGCAGCAAGGTGGGTGCGCGCGCGTCGATCAGCAGCACCGTACGCAGGAATTCGCGCTCCATCGAGGCCCAGCCGGCAAGACTGCCGGCCGCGAAAATCGTCACCCCGATTCCGCCGATGTCGCCGCTCAGGCTCAGGCCCAGGGCCGACACGGCACAGACCAGCAGCAACCACCGGCCCTGGCGGCGCTGACCGAAGTAGGCGGTCGAGATCATGGCGCGTCGCTCGCGAGCCGGAAGCTGCGGTGCCAGCACGGCCAGCGGCCCGCCGATCCAGGCGCCCTGCAGGCTCACCAGCAGCATCACCGCGGTCTGCACCAGAACATAGCTGGCGTAGTCGGCATCCGTCGTGTAACGGATCAGCAGCAGGCCGACCAGGAAGTTCACGGCGGACAGCATCGCCTGATCGATCACGGTGCCGCTGAACAGCCTCAGCAGCCGGCTTTGCACGAGTCTGGCGATCATGTGCGAACCCGCGCCGGCTCAACTCGCACCGGCTGCGCCGTCCAGATCGGCCAGCGCGTTTGCGATGGCGTCCGAGTACCGCATCCGCATCGCGTCCGCCCATTGCAGCGCGCGTGGGTCAGGGGCCTCGTCGCTGATGCCGGCCGTGTCTGCCAGCAGTTGCGCGTATTCGCGCGGATCGCTGCTGATTCGGACCGTCGGCGGCAAGTCGCGGATGCCGAGCACCGCGAACGGTGTGGCCACCATGCGCGTGCCGACCGCCAGCGAATCCAGGGTCTTGATCTGCACGCCGGCGCCGCTGAGCGTCGGAATCGCAATGACGCGTGCCTCCGCCACGAACTCGGCGGCGTCGCGCACGAAGCCCTGCACGCGGACGCGCGGATACCGCGCGGCCACATCGTCGGCACCACGACCGGCAATCTCGATCGTCAGCGCCGCGGGCAGGTGCGGCAGCACCGCGTCCAGAAACCAGTCCAGACTCTCCCGGTTCGCGGTCCAGGACCAGTTGCCGATCAAGCCAATGTCGAAGCGCTTGGCGGGCCACGGATCGGGCAGCGCGAAGTCGCCGGGCGGGGTCTCGAACGCACGCAGACCGGCGCCGCCGGGCGCCTGTGCGTAGTACTCGCCGTCACTGGCGCTGACGGCCCAGATCTCGTTCGCGAAGCTTCCGAGACTGTCCTCGGCCTGCTTTACCAGACGTGCCTCGCGCGCATAGATCAGGCGCTTGAGCCAGCCCAGGCGGCCACCGCTGCTGTCGCGCAGACGCTCGTACAGGCGGTGTTCGATGTTGTGCGTATTGGCCACCACCGGGACATCCGGCGGAAGAATCGGACGCAGCCATAGCAGGCGCGAGGGATGGTCGAGTACGACCAGCGAATAGGACTTGCTCGTGAGCAGGCGCCGGACCGTATTCACATACGCCCGGGAATGGTACTTGGCGGTTGAATAGGCTTCGCCGCTGGCGAAGCTGCGCAGCATCCAGCCGAGCACATGCGCGCCGGACATCGCGGTTTCGATCGAGCGCTCCTCGGCGATGTGCTCCCAGTCCCGGCTTGGTTTCGGGTCGCCCCGTCTGAGGAAGGCCACCAGGTCGACGTGTGCACCGCAGCGCATCAGAGCGTCGACGTAACGTTGCGTGCCGATGTCGCCGCCGGTCTTCTTGTGTCCCGGATAGACCGTCGTGAGATAAAGGACGTTCATGCCCTGCGGATGTGCTCTTGTTGTTGAATGTCGTTATGTGCTGCCGCCCAATGTCCCCAAGCGGTCAATTCCGGCGAGCAAAAGTTTATGCTAGCCACTGTTGAGCAGTGGCTCCTACCCGGTCGAACTTTCCCGCATGCATTGCAAGATCTGTGACGCAGATGCCGCCCGCTTGGGCGACAAGACGCTGGTACTGGAAAAATACGAAGTTCAGTACTGGCGCTGCCCGAGCTGCGGCTTCATTCAGACCGATGAACCATACTGGTTGGACGAAGCCTATCAGTCGCCGATCGCGCCGTCGGACATCGGCTATGTCTACCGCAACCGATCCTTCGGCTGGGTGACCCGCACGACCATCGGCCTGTTCTACCCAGGCAAGGGTCCGTTCCTGGATTTCGGCGGTGGCTACGGACTGTTCGTGCGCGACATGCGCGACCGTGGCTACGACTTCCGCCTGCTCGACAAGTACACGCCCAACCTGTTCGCCAGCGGCTACGAGTGGGAGAAGCTGCCGGCCGGAACGAAGGCGGAGCTGATCACCAGTTTCGAAGTGCTGGAGCATCTGCCGGACCCGCACGCCGGACTCGGCGAAATCCTGGAGCATGGATCGGAGCTGTTGTTCAGCACCTCGATCCAGCCGGCCGGCATTCAGAGTCCGGCAGACTGGGACTACTTCGCACTGCAGGACGGGCAGCATATCGCCCTGCACACGGTCGAAAGCCTGCGGCGGCTCGGTGCCAGGCATGGGCTCCATCTGCACAGCAACCATCGCTATCTGCATCTGTTCTCGCGGTCGAACGCGCCGACGATGCGCTCGCTGTTCCCGTGGGTGTCGCGCCTCAAGATCGCGCATGCGACGCAGCTCATGTTCCAGAAGCGGACATTGCTGCAGCGCGATATGGGGCTTGAGCGCTGACAGCGCCAGCCCTGAGCATGCGCAGGCGCTGTTCATAGAGACATCGCGAAACAGCCAGCGAGGAATAGGTGATCAGCAGGAACGACGGCGCCACCGGCCTGAACCAGCCGGAGGCCATCATGTTCTCGATCGACACCATCAGAAAGATCGCGAAGTGCAGGCCATGCATGGCGCTGTCGAAGCGCGCGAGCCGGAACAGCGAGCGCAGGTGGCGCACCAGGAAGGCCAGCAGCAGCACCAGACCGATCATGCCCAGTTCGTTCCAGATATCCAGATAGCCGTTGTGCCCGTCGGGCGATAGCCACTTCAGGCGGCGGTAGGCGCCGTCGGCCAGACTGCCGGGGCCGTTCCAGAAGCTCATGTAGCCCACGCCCAGCAGGAAATTGCGTGGACTCGCGCTGATCGACATCCACAGTTCCGACCAGATGTAGGTGCGGCCCGACAGTGTCACGTCCTTGCCGAAAGCACCGGAGATTGGCGCCATCGCATCGGCGTAGGACAGCGTGCCGACCATCAGCAGATAGACCAGCAGCGGCGCCGTGACCAGCATCACCAGCGCGAGCTTGAGCGGGGCGCCCAGCGCTTCCAGCCGCAGCGGCGGTCGCGTGTACAGCACCATCACCGCCAGGCCCAGCAGCAGCACGATCAACGACGTATTGGAGCGCGTGTTGAGCAGCACGATCATGGACACGGCGATGGCGACACCAGCCACACGCCAGCGTTCGCGATGCGTGATCGCCGCGTGGGTCCACAACAGCACGCTGAACTGGCAGATATGACCCAGCAGGTACTTGGTCATCGCAATGCCGCGCCATGAGCCGTTGAGCTCGAATGCCGCGTTCTGGTGGACGCCGACGCTGGGCATGGCGATCGCCACCAGTGCTGAGGCCACACACAGCGCCAGCAGGGTCCAGCGCAGCACCTGCTCCAGTCTGCCGGGCTGCCAGGCCGCGACGGCCTGCGCGCTGGCCATCAGCACCACACCGATGATGATGATGGCCTGTTTGACCACGTGGCCGAAGCTGGGGGCCCACAGTGCACTGAGCATCGCCCACGCGGCCAGGGCATAGAGATACAGGTTCAGTTCGGCGGCCATTTTCAGGAACAGGCCATAGCGGCGCAGGATGATCCAGGCCGAGAGTCCGAACAGCGGCATCCACTGCAACTTGAACCAGGGACCCACGCCGTCTTCGATCACTGCGCCGGTGTCGTTGGCCAGGGTCAGCCGCCATTGCAGGCCCGTGGGCATCACTGCCCAAGCATAGCTGAGCACCAGGATCAGCATTAAGGCGTAGCGATATTGCTCGTCGACCACCCAGCGCGGCTGGTTCATCGGGGCGTCCGTGAAGTCCGTTCGTGATTGTCCCCGGCATCCTTTCCAAGGCCGAACCGCTGGCGGAATATCAGCCAGAGGAACGGTGGGTTTTCGATCAGATACCGTCGCGACAGGCGACGCGGCTCGGACATCAGGCGGAAGAACCACTCCAGGCCGTTACGGCTCATCCAGGCCGGCGCGCGGCGTACCCGACCGGCTTCGAAGTCCAGGGTCGCGCCCACGGCCATGAAACCGCGGATTCCGGGCAGCGCCGCCCGGTTTTGGGCAATGAACTTCTCCTGCTTGGGCACGCCCAGCGCCACCACCAGATAGGTCGCGCCGGACTCGCGCACCATTGCCAGCACCTGTTCACGCTCGTCGGCATTGTGTTCGAACCGGAAGCTTGGCGAATGCGTGCCGATCACGATGTCGCGACCAGTGCGGATATTGATGCGACGCCCCGCCTCTGCAGCGACGCCGGGCGCGGCACCGAGCAGAAACAGGCTGACCGAGGGATCATCGCGGTGATGAATGCAGAACTCTCCGAGCAGATCCGATCCGGACAGCCGGTCCTTGAACGGCGTGCCGAGAAACCGGCTTGCGGTGAGGATGATCTGGCTGTCGCAGATCAACAGTTCAGCCTCCTGCAGCGCCTGACGCAGATCCGGGTCGTGACGTGATTTCATGACCACGTCAACGTTGAGCGGATACACCACACCATCGCGAAAGCGCTCGAAGAATTCAGGTCGCGACAGGTTCTGCAGCCACAGCCCAGTGATATTCACCGGCTTCTGGCCGGTTTGATCGCTGGCGTTCATACGTCGCGCAACAGGATCTGGGCGCGGCGGTAGTCGTCCGGTACGCCGATGTCGATGAACAGGCCGTCGAATACGTGAGCGGCGAAGCCGGCTCGCGGTACGGCTGCCTGCAGCAGGTCCTGCTCGAAAGAGAAACGGGTCTGCGCAGGCCCCAGCTCGAACACCCGGCGCTCCAGGAAATAGACGCCAGCATTGATCAGTCCAGCTTGTGGTTCGGGGCTCTTCTCGCGAAACGCGATGACGCGGCCGTCTTCACCGAGTTCGACCGCGCCGTAGCGGCTGGCGTCCGCCACCTTCAGCAGACTCAGTGAAGCCGGACTACCCGCGGCTTCGTGGGTTTGCAGCAGTTCAGCGTACTCGAGCCCGCAATAGGTATCACCGTTGACGGCGAAGGCCCGTTCCAGCTGCTGTTCCTCGAACGCGCGTCGCAGCGCACCGCCGGTACCCAGCGGCTCGGTTTCCTCGCTGTAGGCGATCGACATTCCGCGATAGTTCGTGCCGAAGTGGGCGATGATGATCGCGCGCTTGTGTCCCACGGCCAGCACCACGCGACGGATGCCCTGCTGGTGCAGGCGATCGAGCAGACGTTCCAGAAACGGGCGGCCGGCGATGTCCGCCATCGGTTTCGGTCGGTCCGACACCAGGCTGGCGAGCCGCGTGCCGAAGCCGCCGGCCAGCACGATCGCGACCTGATCGGAAATACGCATCAGCTCTTGGCTTTTTTGTACTCGCTGGCGAACAACTGCTCTTCGATCAAGGCGCAGATCATGTGCTCGATCAGCAGGTGGCTCTCCTGAATGCGCGGTGTATGTGTCGATGGCGCGGCGAGGACATGGTCGGCCAGCTCATGCACCTTGCCGCCGGCACCGCACAGCGCGACCTTGATCACGCCGAGCTTGTCGCAGGCTTCGAAGCCCTTGAGGATGTTCTTGGAGTTGCCGGAGGTGGTGATGCCGATGAACACATCGCCAGGCCGCGCCAGCGCTTCGAGCTGGCGCGAGAACAGCAGCTCGTAGCCGTAGTCGTTGCCGATCGCGGTCAGTGCCGAGGTGTCGACGGTCAACGCAATGGCCGGCAGGCCTGGGCGGTCGAACTCGAAACGGCTCACGAACTCTGCGGCCACATGCTGTGCATCGGCAGCACTGCCGCCGTTGCCACCCAGCAGAATCTTGTTGCCGTTGCGGAAGGCGTCGAGACAGACTTCCACGACGCGCACGATGGCAGCCTGGAGCGCTTGGTCTTCGAGGATCTTCTGTTTGACGGCGATGGAATCGCGGATGTAGTCGGCGATGGTCGCGGTGTTCACTGGCAGTGGCAGGGTCACGTCTACAGCGCCCATGAGCGGACTCCTTCCGCAACGAATGCGAATTTCACGAAGTAATCGCGGCTGCTCTGGCTGGCCAGCGGCGTCAGCGCGCGGATCACTTCGAACTTGGTTTCAGGGTCGACCAGAATCATCATGAAGCCGCCACCGCCGGCGCCGGAGATCTTCACGGCCTCGGCGCCGCTGGCCAGCGCGCGTTCGGCGACCTCGTCGATATGCGTGTTCGAAATGCTGTTGGCCATCTTCTTCTTGGCGTTCCAGGATTCACTGAACAGGCGCGTGACACCCGCCACGTCGTTCTTGAGCAGGCGTTCCTTCATTTCGTAGGCGATGCGTTTGATCTCGTGCATCGAGTCCACCGATTTACCGCCCTGTTCCCGCACCGCCAGCACCTGATCCTTGATGATACTGCCCGAATCCCGTGAGTTTCCGGTGAAGTACAGCAGCATCCGCGCATGCAGCTCGTTGACGATGTTGTCGCGGATGCGCAGCGGATTGATGATGACGCGATCGCCGAAGAACTCCATGAAGTTGAAGCCGCCAAAGGCCGCGGCATACTGGTCCTGTTTGCCACCGGCCAGCTGCACGTCTTCACGTTCGATTTCGTAAGCCAGATGGGCGAGGTCGTACTCGCCGAGCGGCAGCTTGAGCAGCTCGCGCAGCGCCGCAACGATCGACACCACCATGGTCGAGGAGGTGCCCAGACCGGAGCCGGGCGGAGCATCGGAATAGGTGGTGATGCGCAGCGGCAGGGGGCGCCCGTTGGTGTGATCGCGCACGATGCGGTTGTAGACCGCCTTGTGCAGCATCAGCGGACCTTCGGGCGGGTAGTTGACCGCGAGATCGGCTTCGAAGCTGCGGTCCAGATCCTTGGCGATGAACTCCACGCGATCGTCCGGCAGCACTTCCACGGTACAGTAGGCGTACATGTCGATCGTCGCGTTGAGGACGGAACCGCCGAACTCTTCGCTGTACGGCGAAACGTCGGTTCCACCGCCAGCCAGCCCCAATCTCAACGGCGCTTTGGAGCGCACCTTGCGCACATCGTTGGCACGCCTGAAGAAGCGCGGCACTTGTGTGGTTTCACTCATTTTGCGGCGCCCCCGCCGCCCAGATTCCCGATTCCCGAAGCCTTATTCTGACGCGAAACGATGACCATGAGATATAGAGTATTACGCCTGTTCATGGCGATGTTTGCGTTGGTTGTCATTGTGCTGGCCGTTGGCCTGATGGTGATTTCAAAAGATGGGGGACACATCGTCGCGGCTTCCGACCATGTGATCGAGCTGGATTTGAATGCAGCGACTGAGCCAGTTTCCCCCAGATTGTCCGGCGTCAATGTGAGCGTTTGGGACGGCGGTCTGGCGCGCGCCGCGCGGGTCGATCAGTTGGCCGCGGCAGGAATGCGGACATTACGCTATCCGGGCGGCTCGATGTCGGACGCCTACCACTGGGCCGACAATCAGGTCGAGGGGCGCAGTCATCATGAGCCCTCACCGACGACGGTGTTCGCGAATCTCAATGAAGCGCTCGACGGCACCGCGTATGTCACCGTCAACTACGGTTCCGGCACAGCCGAGGAGGCCGCCGCCTGGGTTGCCTGGGCCAACGGCGCGACCGACTCGCAGCAGCCGATCGGCGTCGACGTGCGTGGCACCGATTGGAAGACGGTCGGTGACTGGGCGCGTCTGCGTGCGGCCGCGCCGCTGGCGGCGGACGATGGCCGCAACTTTCTGCGCGCCGGCCGCCCCGAGCCGTATCGCTGGCGTTACTTCGAGGTCGGCAATGAAATCTATGGGAGCTGGGCGCACGACCGGCATGGTCAAGCTGGCAGCGGTCTGCCCGGCCAGGCCTTGCATCCACGCAGCTATGCACGCAACGCCGCCCGCTTCATCGAACGCATGAAGGCGGTCGATCCCGAAATCCAGGTCGGCGTGATCAGCTATCACGGTGAACCCTACGACAAGCGCGATGCGGATGATCGCTGTCTGGCGGTCTGCGATTCCGAGGCGGCGGTGGCGGATGCGGACGGCCGCGCACGTGAAGGCTGGAACCCGATCGTGCTGCACACGCTGTCCGAACTGGGGCTGCGCCCCGACTTTCTGGTGATGCATGTCTATCCGCAACTGCCGGGCCGCGAGGACGATGCCTATCTGTTGTCATCGGCGCCGCGGCTCAAGGCGCACGCTGCGGAACTGCGGCGGCAGATTGCCGACTGGTGGCAGGGCCCGCAGGGCGAGCGGATCGAGATCGCGCTGACCGAGTACAACTCGGTGACCGGCGGACCCGGCAAGCAGAGCGTCAGCATCGTCAACGCGCTGTTCTACGCGGACAGCTTCGGTCAGCTGATGTCCTCGGAAGTGGACGCGGCACACTGGTGGCTGCTGACCGCCTCGATCGATATCGGCGGGCACAGCCCAAGCCGTCTGCACGGCACCCGGGACTACGGCTCCTACGCCTGGCTCAGCGACGGCGCCACGGTCAAGGGACGTGCGGCGCCGCCGGTCGATGCACCATTTCCGACGTATCAGGTCGCGCGCCAGCTCGCTGAATTCCACGCAGCCGGCGTGCAGCTGCTGAGCGTGCAGACCAATGTGCCGGACCTGTCGGTCTATGCGACGCGGGATGTCGGCGGCACGGTGCGTCTGCTGGTGATCAACAAGAGCGCCTATCAGCAGCGCATGCCCGAGATCCGGTTGATCGGGGGCGGAGGCGGTGCCTATTCGCTGTCGGTGTCGCACTATGGGCTCGCTCAGGAAGCATCCGGGCAGGGCGCGCTCAGCCGCGATGAAGGAACACGTGGCGAACGTTTTGAATTTGCCTTCGAGCCGTACTCGGTGAACGTGCTGCGCCTGCGCAGGACCTCGGCGAACTAATCTCAATACAACTGAGGGGCCGTTTGAGGCTGAAGGCGATTTATGGCTCGCGCGAAGTCGCAGAGGCGCGAAGAAGAGCGAAAGAAAGAATTCTCGATTGAAAGCATTTTACCTTTGCGCCTCTGCGTCTTTGCGCGAGACCCAAAACCCCGTCAAAAATAGTTGATCGCCGCGCCCAGCACGGAGGCGCGTGCGCTTTCCAGCTGTTTGAGCATTTCCCGGCTCTCGGACAGCGGCGTGTGGTCGGCGCGCAGCAGCACCAGGGTGCGACGTACCTGCGTGGCCACGGCGATCGCGTCCGAGACCTCCGAGGCCGGC is part of the Gammaproteobacteria bacterium genome and encodes:
- a CDS encoding glycosyltransferase family 4 protein, with protein sequence MQSGDKQKILYLCGTKIHPATTGGFLHTTGIARTLARAGHEVCLYSFAGRAEDYRLRGPRRETIAVEANLHEEVHLGLGIGLLQSANRRLGYPRRWQYEMLRRGRVPNRLKQALSQASLVLADSAFVPPVPGPRQDTPWILVSHNLEHRLLEQGSPPERRSAAWMRRVEAAAPQTFHDIFACTEEDQAFFRQHDSSGSRKLPIVGSGVDAAAYASPPGTRERMRAELGLGDEDSLLIFGGSKSWQNLDALERLQAHAADQADFIRRRRIHFLLLGSIADQPYREGPFIATGRVGEVAPFFAASDAGINPVTKGSGANTKIYEYMAARLPVVSTPFGMRGSNLNPDEDYLPYEDGPGLRAALERLLHERDRTQWRAFADALWQRESARCDIGEMVRRAFAQLPELGV
- a CDS encoding glycosyltransferase; protein product: MNVLYLTTVYPGHKKTGGDIGTQRYVDALMRCGAHVDLVAFLRRGDPKPSRDWEHIAEERSIETAMSGAHVLGWMLRSFASGEAYSTAKYHSRAYVNTVRRLLTSKSYSLVVLDHPSRLLWLRPILPPDVPVVANTHNIEHRLYERLRDSSGGRLGWLKRLIYAREARLVKQAEDSLGSFANEIWAVSASDGEYYAQAPGGAGLRAFETPPGDFALPDPWPAKRFDIGLIGNWSWTANRESLDWFLDAVLPHLPAALTIEIAGRGADDVAARYPRVRVQGFVRDAAEFVAEARVIAIPTLSGAGVQIKTLDSLAVGTRMVATPFAVLGIRDLPPTVRISSDPREYAQLLADTAGISDEAPDPRALQWADAMRMRYSDAIANALADLDGAAGAS
- a CDS encoding class I SAM-dependent methyltransferase, with translation MHCKICDADAARLGDKTLVLEKYEVQYWRCPSCGFIQTDEPYWLDEAYQSPIAPSDIGYVYRNRSFGWVTRTTIGLFYPGKGPFLDFGGGYGLFVRDMRDRGYDFRLLDKYTPNLFASGYEWEKLPAGTKAELITSFEVLEHLPDPHAGLGEILEHGSELLFSTSIQPAGIQSPADWDYFALQDGQHIALHTVESLRRLGARHGLHLHSNHRYLHLFSRSNAPTMRSLFPWVSRLKIAHATQLMFQKRTLLQRDMGLER
- a CDS encoding O-antigen ligase family protein; this translates as MNQPRWVVDEQYRYALMLILVLSYAWAVMPTGLQWRLTLANDTGAVIEDGVGPWFKLQWMPLFGLSAWIILRRYGLFLKMAAELNLYLYALAAWAMLSALWAPSFGHVVKQAIIIIGVVLMASAQAVAAWQPGRLEQVLRWTLLALCVASALVAIAMPSVGVHQNAAFELNGSWRGIAMTKYLLGHICQFSVLLWTHAAITHRERWRVAGVAIAVSMIVLLNTRSNTSLIVLLLGLAVMVLYTRPPLRLEALGAPLKLALVMLVTAPLLVYLLMVGTLSYADAMAPISGAFGKDVTLSGRTYIWSELWMSISASPRNFLLGVGYMSFWNGPGSLADGAYRRLKWLSPDGHNGYLDIWNELGMIGLVLLLAFLVRHLRSLFRLARFDSAMHGLHFAIFLMVSIENMMASGWFRPVAPSFLLITYSSLAVSRCLYEQRLRMLRAGAVSAQAPYRAAAMSASGT
- a CDS encoding WecB/TagA/CpsF family glycosyltransferase, with product MNASDQTGQKPVNITGLWLQNLSRPEFFERFRDGVVYPLNVDVVMKSRHDPDLRQALQEAELLICDSQIILTASRFLGTPFKDRLSGSDLLGEFCIHHRDDPSVSLFLLGAAPGVAAEAGRRINIRTGRDIVIGTHSPSFRFEHNADEREQVLAMVRESGATYLVVALGVPKQEKFIAQNRAALPGIRGFMAVGATLDFEAGRVRRAPAWMSRNGLEWFFRLMSEPRRLSRRYLIENPPFLWLIFRQRFGLGKDAGDNHERTSRTPR
- a CDS encoding nucleotidyltransferase family protein, whose product is MRISDQVAIVLAGGFGTRLASLVSDRPKPMADIAGRPFLERLLDRLHQQGIRRVVLAVGHKRAIIIAHFGTNYRGMSIAYSEETEPLGTGGALRRAFEEQQLERAFAVNGDTYCGLEYAELLQTHEAAGSPASLSLLKVADASRYGAVELGEDGRVIAFREKSPEPQAGLINAGVYFLERRVFELGPAQTRFSFEQDLLQAAVPRAGFAAHVFDGLFIDIGVPDDYRRAQILLRDV
- a CDS encoding D-sedoheptulose 7-phosphate isomerase, translating into MGAVDVTLPLPVNTATIADYIRDSIAVKQKILEDQALQAAIVRVVEVCLDAFRNGNKILLGGNGGSAADAQHVAAEFVSRFEFDRPGLPAIALTVDTSALTAIGNDYGYELLFSRQLEALARPGDVFIGITTSGNSKNILKGFEACDKLGVIKVALCGAGGKVHELADHVLAAPSTHTPRIQESHLLIEHMICALIEEQLFASEYKKAKS
- a CDS encoding dehydrogenase, with protein sequence MSETTQVPRFFRRANDVRKVRSKAPLRLGLAGGGTDVSPYSEEFGGSVLNATIDMYAYCTVEVLPDDRVEFIAKDLDRSFEADLAVNYPPEGPLMLHKAVYNRIVRDHTNGRPLPLRITTYSDAPPGSGLGTSSTMVVSIVAALRELLKLPLGEYDLAHLAYEIEREDVQLAGGKQDQYAAAFGGFNFMEFFGDRVIINPLRIRDNIVNELHARMLLYFTGNSRDSGSIIKDQVLAVREQGGKSVDSMHEIKRIAYEMKERLLKNDVAGVTRLFSESWNAKKKMANSISNTHIDEVAERALASGAEAVKISGAGGGGFMMILVDPETKFEVIRALTPLASQSSRDYFVKFAFVAEGVRSWAL